The genomic segment TTTTCACACCTCAAAAAGACTTAAGTATTGAACAAATCAAGAAAAAAATGAGAATTATCTTAGAAAATGAAAATAAAAAGAATCAAAGAATAATTGACAGATTACAAAGGGAAAATATTGTTAAAAATTTGGAAAAATGTGAAATTACAAGTCAATTAAAAAAAGAAACAAAAACTGTAATAATTTTAGACAATTATCCAGTTCATAAAGCACAATTAGCTAAAAAAGCTTGTGAAATCCTTAACATCCAATTAATACTTTTGCCCCCATATTCCCCAAAACTAAA from the Methanobacterium petrolearium genome contains:
- a CDS encoding transposase, giving the protein MNSILNNININETHLKTLLEADFHDKTEFKHIIDDFFTPQKDLSIEQIKKKMRIILENENKKNQRIIDRLQRENIVKNLEKCEITSQLKKETKTVIILDNYPVHKAQLAKKACEILNIQLILLPPYSPKLNPIEQVWRIIKRELSKIYIKDETFLIQKFKSYYNEIIGNKTFYEGWIKKI